The following coding sequences lie in one Spinacia oleracea cultivar Varoflay chromosome 1, BTI_SOV_V1, whole genome shotgun sequence genomic window:
- the LOC130466091 gene encoding uncharacterized protein, with the protein MGVDKPSLVVDLVEDPLSGIPADVRSQIPAEVARRARSSGGKYYSNVVQTYRASSGSSSYSPRHPKAIVFPIAKDKGKDAAAAEDENVPATPHYSSKDRVAICRKVFKAVPAEYVASLPGRKTDAQFGAIQATLLDLFCRMEFCKSWKTRTAEELKAQVAESTHHGDYAFKSIEEVRLQMQTTIDLQAKEVAALRSDKAELLKKILAQDKDMVAMVEEAKTAAAEIRALQDQLREYPQVKEAAEEAEHLRGELETARSQVCTLRERLLESYDQGEQATKDAVKHAWESHMSEYDLGWFQRRMEHSAAVLAAERLGQPPPEFVSSDDEDDAAAP; encoded by the exons atgggcgtggacaagccgtctctggtggtggacttggtggaggaccctctttcgggaatcccggccgacgtccgctctcagataccggcggaggtggcccgccgagctaggtcttcgggcggtaagtattattcgaacgtcgttcagacgtatcgagcctcctctggcagttcttcttactctccgcgtcatcctaaggccattgtttttcctatagccaaagacaaagggaaggatgcagctgctgccgaggatgagaacgtacctgctactccacactattcgtcaaaggatagggtggctatatgccgcaaggtttttaaggccgtccccgctgagtatgttgcttctcttcctggccgcaagactgacgcccagtttggtgcgatccaggccactcttctcgac ttgttctgccgcatggaattctgcaagagctggaagacccgcactgctgaggagctcaaagctcaggtggctgagtccacccaccatggtgactatgcgttcaagtccattgaagaggtccgcctgcagatgcagacgaccatagaccttcaagcgaaggaggtggctgcgttgagatctgacaaggccgagctgcttaagaagatcttggcgcaggacaaggacatggtggcaatggtcgaggaagccaagacagcggcggcggaaatacgggcgcttcaggaccagttgcgggagtaccctcaggtcaaagaggcggctgaggaagccgagcatcttcgtggggagctagagacggccagatcgcaagtttgcaccttgcgtgagcgtcttctggaatcctatgatcagggggaacaagcgaccaaggacgctgttaagcacgcctgggagagccacatgtcagagtatgatcttgggtggttccagcggcgaatggagcacagtgccgctgtgttggctgctgaacgtcttggtcagccgccccctgagtttgtatcatctgatgacgaggacgatgcggccgccccctga